The Intestinibaculum porci DNA window GCTGTCTTTATCTGTGGCTTTTCAATAAGATTCTTATCCCATTTAATGTCACTTAGCTTCAGCTGAAGAATATCGCTAGCTCTTAGACCTGTCTGAGCAGCCAGCATAATCATAGTTTTTGTCCGTAAGTAGTTTTGACTATTCGGTTTGATTTCACTCAACATCATTTTGATTTCTTTTTCTGTATAATAGGAAGGGAGCGTCGATCGCCTATTCGTAAAGATAACTGGAAAAAGTCTACGTCCATCAACAGTTGCTAGATCATTTTTATGGAGAATATCGAAGAAATTTCTCAATGTAAAAGCAACCATACTTTTCGTTTGTGATCTGTAAGGAAGCTGATTAATAAATTTGAATACAATAGAAAGGTCAAAATCATGAAAATCATTTACATCATTATCAAATACATAGCTTAGAAAGGGTTGTACGTGATTACACTTATGTTTAATCGTAGCTTCTACCAAATCAGGCTTCTGATTATCTCTAAATATCTTCAGATAATAATTCACAAATTCACTTTTATCCATTACTCATTACCTCCCACAAAAGGACATACTGCATCTTAATCTGTACTTTCAATTTAGCTGATGCAGTCATACTAATACTCGTCATTTTATATACCTCCTCTCGCTTTAAATGACAAAATCATTATATAACAGACATAATCATGAATCGTGTCCTGTCTTATTTATAAAGCAAAATATGAAGCTATAATCGAATATATTTGAAATGTATCCAAATAATATTCATGTCACATATTCGTAGTGAATCATATGTTTTAAAGAAAATATTCGCTCTTTCAGGATATTGTAAATAATGTTTATTGAATTGTTTGGATTACTAAAAAATGCACGAATAAAGTAGCTGAAGACAGATTCACCTAAATACTTTTTATAAAGTATCAGGTAACGTAAATAGTCTTTCTTCCATCTATACATGGTCGAACGTGGAATATTAAACTTAGTAGATATACTACAGGCTGTCTTATCATTCTTATGATTATCCCAGTATATCAAAACAGATAAAATGAACTGAATGGAATACTGGTGTTTAAACATGATAAAAAAGGCAGGAAGAAGCGAATGATAGCTGTTTGTATTCACGCTGTACATGAGCGGTATTTCAATTGTACTTATATTCATTTGCCCGTTATAAAATGTGATAAGATATCTAAAATATTTTCTTTTTGTAAGTTTACATGGTATCTTTTTTGGCTTCTTTCTGCTCTTGTAAGAATGATGATCATAACAGCAGGACTGAGAGGATAATTCATTTATAAAACTGCAGAAATCTTCAAAATCGATATCAAAGATCGATCTTCCTTCATAAAGTCTTTTTCTCAAAAAGGTGTTGAAAAAAGCAAACACTGATAGTAACATGGTGCACGTGGGGAATCTTCAAAGTAAGCGACCAAACTTATAGCTTTGAAGATCCTTTCCTTTCTGTATCTTTGCATGAGATAATTTTATCATAATTACATCAGTCACGAAATATAAGTTATCTGAATGGTCACTTTTTGCCTCAGATAACTTTTTAATTTGAGTATACAGTACATAAATGTGATTCCAAAGATAAAATATTATGGGAAGTCCGGAATGAAAAAAGACCAGCACTTGGTCATAATTAAAAACGACTTCCCATAATACTTTTTCTCCATAAGATGAGTTATGGGAAGCTAGACATAACTCATCCATTACCAAATATTTAGTAAGTTTTTTTCTGGGAATGTTGACATGCGCATCAAAGATTCTCTGAACGGTGGTGGGGCTTAGAAAATATCTGTTGGCGACCGATGTGAACGTTTCGTTGGGATCACGCAAGTCCTTCAAAACCAGAAACACGGTCGTGACAGAGACTTTTTCACCAGGAAAGGTGAAGGGGTTTTCCTCATTGAACGTCTTACCGCAGTTCTTGCATTCGAATCTTCGCTGTTTGTAATCAATTATGCATGGCGCATGAGCGAGGACGGAATGGCGGACCTTCTTGATTTTGTATCCCTTAACCTTGATCTCTTCGGATCGGCACATAGGACAGCTGCAGTCGCCTCTGTTGAGCGTTATCTGAACATGAAGCTCATCTTTTTCACTGGATATTTTAAACTCTTCAACCTGGGATTCCTTGATGTTGAAAAGCTTTAGCACATCATCATTGAATGAAAAAGCTTTAACGGTGCTATCGGAAACAGCATCAGAGCTGCTCCCGGCGTTCTTGTTACTGATTATTAAGTTTTTATCTTTAGGCATTGTAAATTATGCACTCCTTTCATCAATGCAGCTTCATTATAGGAAAGAACGAAGGGCACAAAATACATAGCTCGTGTGGAAAGTTATATCAAAAAAATCAGTCTCTTAATGGAAAGGCTTACATTTAAAGGCACTCGACTGAAAATCCTAAAGAGATCTTTTACTGAGCTGATGATGCGGCCCTTGAGCTTTGCTTTGATGTAGCTGAAAAAGGATGAACTGCAGGGCGGCACATAGTTGATGATTCTGCTCGCCAGAGACTCATTAGCCGTATTGTCAGACTGATCACTGACTTCATCATTATTGAGGATATTAAGTTCTATGCAGACATGAATGACATCCTGGACACAGTTCTGCATGTAAGGTAATAGAAAGCTTGGAAGGACAACGTGCGTCTCATGATCATCAGGATTATCTCTGTTGATTTTCTTGACGCGTAAAAGTTTTAGGGTGTATTTAGCACCATTAATAATAACACTGCGATGGACATAGCCA harbors:
- a CDS encoding transposase family protein, producing MPKDKNLIISNKNAGSSSDAVSDSTVKAFSFNDDVLKLFNIKESQVEEFKISSEKDELHVQITLNRGDCSCPMCRSEEIKVKGYKIKKVRHSVLAHAPCIIDYKQRRFECKNCGKTFNEENPFTFPGEKVSVTTVFLVLKDLRDPNETFTSVANRYFLSPTTVQRIFDAHVNIPRKKLTKYLVMDELCLASHNSSYGEKVLWEVVFNYDQVLVFFHSGLPIIFYLWNHIYVLYTQIKKLSEAKSDHSDNLYFVTDVIMIKLSHAKIQKGKDLQSYKFGRLL
- a CDS encoding tyrosine-type recombinase/integrase, whose amino-acid sequence is MDKSEFVNYYLKIFRDNQKPDLVEATIKHKCNHVQPFLSYVFDNDVNDFHDFDLSIVFKFINQLPYRSQTKSMVAFTLRNFFDILHKNDLATVDGRRLFPVIFTNRRSTLPSYYTEKEIKMMLSEIKPNSQNYLRTKTMIMLAAQTGLRASDILQLKLSDIKWDKNLIEKPQIKTACRVSVPISKEVRYLLIAYLRDIRPKSLKDYNEYVFINPDTGTTYCRSELTALVKYYFKKSDVEIGERKNGAHALRHSLATNLLNKNTPMPVITGILGHKNLNTTSRYLSIDVETLRCLCLEVPNEYHD